The following DNA comes from Streptomyces sp. Ag109_O5-10.
CAGTTGCCGCCAGCCGGTGTTGAAGGTGGAGTGCAGCGTGCCCCTGGGCACGTAGACGAAGTCCCCCGCCGTCACCGGGAACTCCCCCGAGTCACCGACGGTCTGGACGCCCTCGCCGTCGACGAAGTACAGCACCTCGTCGGAGTTCGGGTGCGTGTGCAGGTCGTGCCCCTTCGTGGGGTTGATGACCACCTCGCCCGCGGTGAGCGGCGCCCCGGGGAACAGGCCGGCGCTCACTCCCCACTTGATGCTTCCCCAGTCGAAGACCTCGGTAGGCAGTTCGGCGGGCACGGTACGGGTCCTCGGCTCGAGTTCGCTCACGGTTCCTCTCCTCGCCGGAGTCGTCGGCAGCGCGACGGCACGGAAGTCGTCGCGGCCTTGACTGTCCTGACGGTCTTGACTGGTCTTGACGAACCTGACTGTCCTGACGGTCTGAACGGTCATCGGAAGCTGATGGACTTGAAGTCCTCGGTCTGCCGGCGGATACCGGTCTCGGTGGGCAGGCGTTCGATCGAACTCGCGCCGAAGAAGCCCACGACCCCGTCCGTCCGGGCGAGGACGTACTGGGCGTCCGCGGGTTCGGCGATGGGCCCGCCGTGACAGAGCACGAGGATGCCGGGGTTGACGGCGACCGCGGCGTCCCGCATCGCCTGGACCCGCTCCACGCACTCGTCGAGGGTGAGCGCGGTGTGTGCGCCGATGGTGCCCTTGGTGGTGAGGCCCATGTGCGGGACGAGGACGTCGGCGCCTGCCTCGGCCATGGCGGTGGCCTGGCCGGTGTCGAACACGTACGGCGCGGTCAGCAGGCCGCGTTCGTGTGCGGCCGCGATCATCTCGACCTCCAGCGCGAAGCCCATCCCGGTCTCCTCCAGGTTCTGGCGGAAGACCCCGTCGATGAGCCCCACGGTGGGGAAGTTCTGCACTCCGGTGAACCCGGCCGCCTGGACCTGGTCGAGGAAGCGGCCCATCACCCGGAACGGGTCGGTGCCGTTGACCCCCGCGAGCACGGGGGTGTCCCTGACCACGGGGAGCACCTCGTCGGCCATCTCCATGACGATGGCGTTCGCGTCGCCGTAGGCCAGCAGGCCCGCGAGGGATCCCCGGCCGGCCATCCGGTACCGCCCCGAGTTGTAGATGATGAGCAGGTCGATGCCGCCCGCTTCGGCGGACTTCGCGGAGAGGCCGGTTCCGGCACCGCCGCCGATGACCGGCTGTCCTGCCGCCACGGTCCTCCGCAGCCGTTCGAGCGCCGTGCTCCGGTCCATGGTCGCGTTCCTTCCCTGTCGTCTGCCCGCGGGTGCGGGTCGGGTCCTCACCGGCCGGAGGTGATCAGCCGGTGCAGCTGCCGGGCGGCCTCGCGCCCGAACCCGGGGTCGTTGATGTGCCGGTCCACCTCGATGATCTCGGCGGGCGTCCCGGTGAGCGCGTCGTGCAGCGCCGCGAAGAGCTCCGCGTCCGCGGCCGCGTCGCGGAACGGGCCGTCCTCCTTGTCGATGCCGCTCAC
Coding sequences within:
- a CDS encoding cupin domain-containing protein — its product is MSELEPRTRTVPAELPTEVFDWGSIKWGVSAGLFPGAPLTAGEVVINPTKGHDLHTHPNSDEVLYFVDGEGVQTVGDSGEFPVTAGDFVYVPRGTLHSTFNTGWRQLRVIAVYTPGGAEQALRQLPDFTALTPGVQPVWERAR
- a CDS encoding phosphoenolpyruvate hydrolase family protein gives rise to the protein MDRSTALERLRRTVAAGQPVIGGGAGTGLSAKSAEAGGIDLLIIYNSGRYRMAGRGSLAGLLAYGDANAIVMEMADEVLPVVRDTPVLAGVNGTDPFRVMGRFLDQVQAAGFTGVQNFPTVGLIDGVFRQNLEETGMGFALEVEMIAAAHERGLLTAPYVFDTGQATAMAEAGADVLVPHMGLTTKGTIGAHTALTLDECVERVQAMRDAAVAVNPGILVLCHGGPIAEPADAQYVLARTDGVVGFFGASSIERLPTETGIRRQTEDFKSISFR